In a single window of the Diabrotica undecimpunctata isolate CICGRU chromosome 11, icDiaUnde3, whole genome shotgun sequence genome:
- the LOC140452594 gene encoding uncharacterized protein produces the protein MVMQFLVGQDEPSASQSTIQEGNNDKEEADNNINDVDSDNSKTVLKINKFHYLRASLGGEAEQVISSLEISAANYDIAWNLLCERFANTRLLIYSYTKALFDLQPIPKESSTHLRQLIDNVSKNLRSLESLQQPVHSWDTLLIFMIASKLDALTAREWESYRSGSDLPTFEDMIAFLKGKADLLEKLEVSKVTYKSDRQSKFSRQSQSFLSFNRKACTFCKEDHKIYNCAKFLGASTQERIKHARDSKLCTNCLYSGHFSSNCKYGACKKCKAKHHSLLHLDKQSVHTTDTNQRVESEPEHQVSLSAHSNVAQSILSTAVVQIFDKIGRVHQCRAFLDCGSQSNLITRELADKLALSRSEVNISIVGIGHAVSNIRSKCTAKIQSRQSSFSTSLSCLVVNSICDRIPAYSFDIGNLDIPRHLRLADPDFHVASKIDILIGVDTFWKILCVGQFSLGPSAPVMQKTRFGWIVSGQFNDKGSSFILQLQ, from the exons ATGGTAATGCAGTTTCTCGTGGGTCAGGACGAACCTAGTGCTTCACAAAGTACTATACAGGAAGGGAATAATGATAAGGAAGAAGCAGATAATAATATAAACGATGTGGACAGTGATAAttcaaaaactgttttaaaaatcaat AAGTTCCATTATCTTCGGGCATCTCTAGGTGGAGAAGCTGAACAGGTTATCAGCTCATTAGAGATTTCGGCCGCGAATTATGATATAGCATGGAACTTACTATGCGAAAGGTTTGCAAACACGCGTCTTTTGATCTACAGTTATACAAAGGCCTTATTTGATTTGCAACCCATTCCAAAAGAATCTTCTACTCATCTTCGTCAACTAATTGACAATGTTTCGAAAAACTTGCGTTCGCTAGAATCTCTTCAGCAGCCTGTCCATTCTTGGGACACTCTGTTAATATTCATGATAGCAAGCAAGTTAGATGCCCTCACTGCGAGGGAATGGGAATCATATAGATCCGGAAGTGATCTTCCTACCTTTGAAGATATGATCGCATTCTTGAAAGGCAAAGCTGATCTTCTAGAGAAGCTAGAAGTATCGAAAGTTACGTATAAATCGGACAGGCAGTCCAAATTCTCAAGGCAGTCGCAATCTTTTCTCTCGTTCAATAGAAAAGCATGTACGTTCTGCAAAGAAGATCATAAAATATATAACTGCGCTAAATTCTTGGGGGCTTCGACCCAAGAGCGAATCAAACACGCTAGGGATTcaaaactttgtacaaattgcCTTTATTCTGGCCATTTTAGCTCCAACTGCAAATATGGAGCGTGTAAAAAATGTAAGGCAAAACACCATAGTTTGTTGCATTTAGATAAACAATCCGTTCACACTACCGATACTAATCAGCGGGTGGAGTCTGAACCTGAACACCAAGTGTCTCTTTCAGCTCACTCGAATGTAGCTCAATCAATTTTGTCTACAGCTGTCGTTCAAATATTCGATAAAATCGGTAGGGTTCATCAATGCAGGGCTTTTCTTGATTGTGGCTCTCAATCAAATCTCATAACGAGAGAATTAGCTGATAAGCTAGCGCTATCAAGGTCCGAGGTAAATATCTCTATTGTAGGGATAGGTCATGCAGTCTCAAACATTCGATCTAAGTGCACAGCGAAGATTCAGTCAAGGCAGTCTTCGTTTTCTACATCTCTTTCATGTCTCGTAGTCAATAGTATCTGCGATAGAATTCCAGCATATAGTTTCGACATTGGAAACTTAGATATTCCACGTCATTTAAGACTAGCAGATCCAGATTTTCATGTTGCTTCAAAAATCGACATTCTGATAGGTGTTGATACTTTCTGGAAAATCTTGTGTGTGGGACAATTCAGTTTAGGTCCTTCTGCTCCAGTCATGCAGAAAACAAGGTTCGGTTGGATAGTTTCCGGTCAGTTTAATGACAAGGGAAGCAGTTTCATATTGCAACTTCAGTAG